The Anaplasma platys genome segment TACAGTCCTGTAAAGAAGGTAGCATTCAAGATAGAAAGCAGTAGGATAGGGCAGTTCACCGACTATGATAGGCTGATAATTTCTGTGGGTACTGATGGGTCTGTAACTCCGGATGAGGCCGTTGCAGTTGCTGCTAAGGTGTTGCAAGATCAGCTGCAGTCTTTCATTAGCTTTGACGAAATTGAGGAAACGAGAAAGAGTGTAGAAAAAGAGGATGGGGCTCTTCCTTATGATCATAATCTTCTGCGTAAGGTTGATGAGTTGGAGCTCTCGGTTCGTTCGCATAACTGTCTCAAGAATGATAATATAACCTATATAGGCGATTTGGTTCAGAGGACGGAGTCTGACATGCTGAGGACGCCCAACTTTGGTAGGAAGTCGTTGAATGAAATAAATGAGGTTCTGGCTAGTATGAATCTTCATCTTGGGATGAAGGTTCCGAACTGGCCGCCAGAATCTATCGAGAATCTAAGCAAGCAGTATAGCGAAGATTAATTGGGTTGGTAGTAAGTAAGCGCTGGGGATTGGCATGAGACATGGTGTAAGTTACAGGAAGTTTTCGCGTCCAACGGCTCATAGGGTTGCTATGATGTCAAACCTGGCGATCTCTTTAATAAAGAGTGAGAGAATTGTAACCACTGTCGCTAAGGCGAAGGATCTCAGATCTGTGGTGGAGAGGCTTATTACTATTGCGAAAAGATATTCGCAGAAGGATCCTGTGTGTGGTAGGAGGCTGTTGATCTCCAGGATAGGGGATCTGGGCGTAGCTAATAAGCTGTTGGGGGTTCTTGCAAAGCGTTACCAAAGCCGGAATGGTGGATACACGCGGGTGATAAAAAACGGTTACCGCAAGGGTGACTGTGCTCCCGTGGCAATAATTGAGTTGGTTGATAAGGACAAAGGTCTCAAGGCCGTTGACGGCTAATAATCTGAGGTGATATGTGAAGTTCACGTATTCTTGGTTATTGGATTATCTGGACACTGATTGGGTGGCTCCCAACGTAGTTGACAAGCTTTCCGCTATTGGAATAGAAGCGGCGCTAATTGATTGTGGGACGGGTTTTAATGGGCTGGTTGTTGCTGAAGTGCTTGAGGTAGGCCGGCATCCTGATGCGTCTAAGCTAAGTATCTGTAAAGTTTCGAATGGTTCTGAACATCTGCAAGTAGTTTGTGGCGCGCCTAACGTCCGTGTTGGAATGCTTACGGTGTTGGCGTGTATAGGTTCTCGTGTTCCCATCAGCGGTATGCTAGTGCAAAAGGTGCTCCTTAGGGGAGTTGAGAGCTTTGGTATGCTATGCTCACTTGATGAACTTGGCGTCGGAGCGGAAGGCGAAGGTATCGCTGATTTGTCCCCAGAGCAATACAAAGTTGGAGAGAGGTTTTTCCCTGCTGACCCGATTATTGAGGTAAGTGTTACGCCCAATCGGGGTGATTGTTTGGGAATTTATGCAATTGCTCGCGAGCTTGCTGCAGCAGGTGTAGGGAAATTGAAAGATTTTCCTCATTATGCGGTGTGCGAGAGTTTCGTACCTTCGCCTATGGCTTTGGAAGTCCGCTCAGGAAGCGTTTTTACGGGCCGTTGTATAAAATCCGTGGATAATACCAAACACGCTCCCAGGTGGATGCGGGATAGGTTGATGGCTGCAGGGGTTCACTCTATATCTTGTGTGGTCGATATAATTAACTATGTAATGCTTGTTTTAAACAGGCCGATGCACGTGTATGACTTGGATAAAATCCGCGGTGATGGCCTTGTTGTAGAGCAAGCTACAGAGGGATCGAGGTTTATTGCTCTTAATAGGAAGGAGTATGATCTTTCAGCTGGCGATTTGATAGTGCGAGATCTTGAGGGTACTGTACTTTGTTTGGCGGGGATTATGGGTTCCGAACACACAGGGTGTTCGCGTGGAACAAAAAACATTTTCCTAGAATCGGCATGGTACGATCCCGTTGATATCGCTTTGTCTTCCAGAAGGCTTAAGTTGTCTACTGATGCCAGTTATAGATTTTCAAGGTACGTAGATCCGAGATCCATAGAGCGTGGTCTTGACTATGTAACGCATCTGATTGTGGAATGCTGTGGTGGGGAAGTCTATGCTCCTGTAATGGCGGGAAACAAGTCTCAGGGTGTTTCGCAGGTGGATTTT includes the following:
- the rplQ gene encoding 50S ribosomal protein L17 gives rise to the protein MRHGVSYRKFSRPTAHRVAMMSNLAISLIKSERIVTTVAKAKDLRSVVERLITIAKRYSQKDPVCGRRLLISRIGDLGVANKLLGVLAKRYQSRNGGYTRVIKNGYRKGDCAPVAIIELVDKDKGLKAVDG
- the pheT gene encoding phenylalanine--tRNA ligase subunit beta, with translation MKFTYSWLLDYLDTDWVAPNVVDKLSAIGIEAALIDCGTGFNGLVVAEVLEVGRHPDASKLSICKVSNGSEHLQVVCGAPNVRVGMLTVLACIGSRVPISGMLVQKVLLRGVESFGMLCSLDELGVGAEGEGIADLSPEQYKVGERFFPADPIIEVSVTPNRGDCLGIYAIARELAAAGVGKLKDFPHYAVCESFVPSPMALEVRSGSVFTGRCIKSVDNTKHAPRWMRDRLMAAGVHSISCVVDIINYVMLVLNRPMHVYDLDKIRGDGLVVEQATEGSRFIALNRKEYDLSAGDLIVRDLEGTVLCLAGIMGSEHTGCSRGTKNIFLESAWYDPVDIALSSRRLKLSTDASYRFSRYVDPRSIERGLDYVTHLIVECCGGEVYAPVMAGNKSQGVSQVDFDPGDVGKVCNVHMESAQMLGILERLGFSVSVKSEKFWKVCIPTWRSDICRSQDLVEEVVRIYGYDEIQEQEFDTKSASLTIEGGPSFDDSFANRLRALMISSGLTEVVTWSFLSGSVVEKLGFSVDHLYIDNPISSQFDVMRPTVLTNLLQVVANNQACGAETVAIFELGDIYLDLNISEPVICGVRSGGNIARNPHEPVRKFDFFDVKFDVECVFSQYGIEAGHLEFREETSKNYLHPARSACIYHEGVLCGYVGELHPDFLEFFELKNSVACFEVFLSRITPVNRQDNRIFVVNRYQPVRRDFAFILDGNVKSGSLVTVIKAVDFVEDVAIFDVYKGENIAAGKVSMAVAVLITSMVATMTEVEIKKVTDSIISVVEKELGGQLRLETN